A part of Bacteroidota bacterium genomic DNA contains:
- a CDS encoding DUF3467 domain-containing protein: MSDKNKPLPNQINIELSDEVAQGTYSNLAVITHSASEFVVDFVRIMPGIPKAKVKSRIVLSPENAKRLMLALNENVKKFESIHGPIKEVKQGGPAMPMNFGGPTAQA; this comes from the coding sequence ATGAGCGATAAAAATAAACCATTACCAAACCAAATAAATATTGAGTTAAGTGATGAAGTGGCACAGGGTACATATTCAAATTTAGCTGTAATTACTCATTCAGCATCAGAATTTGTAGTTGATTTTGTGAGAATAATGCCTGGAATTCCTAAAGCAAAAGTTAAGTCCAGAATAGTTCTTAGTCCTGAAAATGCGAAACGATTAATGCTCGCTCTAAACGAAAATGTTAAGAAATTTGAATCGATACATGGCCCCATAAAAGAGGTCAAACAGGGCGGTCCAGCAATGCCGATGAATTTTGGCGGTCCTACTGCACAAGCATAA
- a CDS encoding saccharopine dehydrogenase, protein MMTKIVVLGAGLVGAPIAFDLAKDKNFKISIVDKDAKPLEKFENTAIKAICRDLSNAGSVKEIVKDFDFVVSAVPGFMGFQTIKAVIESKKNVVDIAFFPEDPFLLDELAKKNNVIAITDCGVAPGMSNILVGHAHNLLDKTENVEIYVGGLPQIRQKPFEYKAVFSPIDVIEEYTRPARLIENFQVVTKPALTECELMDFSKIGTLEAFNSDGLRSLAYTIDGKNMKEKTLRYPGHVEKMKLFRETGFFDKNEIEINGVKISPLDFTSKILFPKWKLEKNQHDITVMKILVEGYKNEKYKSFTYDLFDRYDSKSETHSMARTTGYTASSAIRMLISNIYTQVGITVPEFLGKNQKCYEFIIDELAKRGIHYIEKID, encoded by the coding sequence ATTATGACAAAAATAGTAGTTCTCGGAGCTGGTTTGGTGGGTGCACCAATAGCTTTTGATTTAGCAAAAGACAAAAATTTTAAAATAAGCATTGTAGATAAAGATGCAAAACCTTTAGAAAAGTTTGAGAATACCGCGATAAAAGCTATTTGCCGCGATTTATCGAATGCCGGTTCAGTGAAAGAAATAGTTAAAGATTTTGATTTTGTAGTAAGTGCAGTTCCCGGATTTATGGGATTTCAAACAATAAAAGCAGTTATTGAATCGAAAAAAAATGTTGTTGATATTGCATTTTTTCCTGAAGATCCATTTCTGCTCGATGAATTAGCAAAAAAAAATAATGTAATTGCGATTACCGATTGTGGTGTAGCTCCCGGTATGAGCAATATTTTAGTTGGACATGCTCATAATTTGTTAGACAAAACCGAAAATGTAGAAATTTACGTTGGAGGATTACCGCAGATTCGCCAAAAACCATTCGAATATAAAGCAGTTTTTTCGCCAATAGATGTAATTGAAGAATATACCCGACCTGCCCGTCTAATAGAGAATTTTCAAGTTGTAACAAAACCAGCATTGACCGAATGTGAATTGATGGATTTTTCAAAAATCGGCACACTTGAAGCTTTTAATAGTGATGGCTTACGCTCGCTGGCTTACACCATAGACGGAAAAAACATGAAAGAAAAAACTTTAAGATATCCTGGACATGTCGAAAAAATGAAATTGTTTAGAGAAACCGGTTTTTTCGATAAAAATGAAATTGAAATAAATGGGGTAAAAATTAGTCCTTTAGATTTCACTTCAAAAATACTTTTTCCAAAATGGAAATTGGAGAAAAACCAGCATGATATTACTGTTATGAAAATTCTTGTTGAAGGATATAAAAATGAAAAATATAAATCCTTCACATACGATTTGTTCGACAGATACGATTCTAAATCAGAAACACATTCTATGGCACGAACTACAGGATATACAGCGAGTTCTGCAATCAGAATGTTGATTAGTAACATTTACACTCAAGTGGGGATTACTGTTCCTGAGTTTCTTGGGAAAAATCAAAAATGTTACGAATTCATTATAGATGAGCTTGCCAAAAGGGGAATTCATTATATTGAAAAAATTGATTAA
- a CDS encoding phenylalanine--tRNA ligase subunit beta, with product MKISYNWVKQYADIELDVESVSEILTDTGLEVEGIEKFQSIKGGLEGIVIGEVKTCFKHPDADKLSLTTVDIGKDNLLNIVCGAPNVAAGQKVVVAGIGTTLFIGDDQIKLKKNKIRGQISEGMICAEDEIGLGTSHDGILVLDENAKVGELAKNYFKIENDTIFEIGLTPNRIDGASHYGTARDIVAFLKQTRKIDLVKPSVENFKIDNRNSKIEVFVENQGACPRYSGITISGLDVRESPDWLKNRLLSVNQKPINSVVDITNYVMLETGQPLHAFDAEKISGNKVIVKTLPNKAKFTTLDETERELSEQDLMICNEELGMCIAGVFGGIDSGVTEKTRDIFLESAHFNPAFVRRTSKLHNLNTDSSFRFERGSDPNNTIYALKRAALLIKELAGGKISSDIIDIYPEKIEPIQLKITYFNIWRLIGKSIQKNEIKKILESLDINILSENEEELNIEIPTYRVDVQREADVVEEILRIYGYNNIEISNHVNSSLQFAQKPDKENINNKVAEFLVSNGFNEMMANSLTKKDYYENIENFDSSKNVNISNPLSRDLNTMRRSLLFGGLEAIAYNSNRKKFDQNLFEFGFCYSKISDNFNEEIKKQFLEEEHLALFLSGNKTMASWNLKVEPTNIFYLKGYVEGILAKIGININAINIEEINNQFFNSGLNYSYQKKSIVEFGVVSKKLQKKFDLENEVFYADFHWNNIISSIGKNKILFTEIPKYPEVKRDLALLIDKNIKFEQIKNLAYKTERKLLQNVSLFDVYEGKQIADNKKSYAISFILQDMYKTLTDKQIDKIMKKFIFAFKNEFDAEIR from the coding sequence ATGAAGATTTCTTATAATTGGGTAAAGCAATATGCTGATATTGAGTTAGATGTTGAAAGTGTTTCGGAAATTTTGACCGATACTGGGTTGGAAGTTGAAGGAATAGAAAAATTTCAATCGATAAAAGGTGGGCTAGAAGGCATAGTCATAGGTGAAGTAAAAACCTGCTTCAAACATCCTGATGCTGATAAACTTAGCCTAACTACGGTAGATATTGGAAAAGATAATTTGCTGAATATTGTTTGTGGAGCACCAAATGTTGCTGCCGGACAAAAAGTTGTGGTTGCAGGAATTGGAACTACATTATTTATCGGCGATGATCAGATAAAACTAAAAAAGAATAAAATCAGAGGACAAATTTCTGAGGGCATGATTTGTGCCGAAGATGAAATTGGACTTGGAACTTCACATGATGGAATTTTGGTTTTAGACGAAAATGCTAAAGTAGGAGAATTAGCAAAAAATTATTTCAAAATTGAAAATGACACAATATTTGAAATCGGACTCACTCCAAACAGAATTGATGGAGCTTCGCACTATGGAACAGCTCGAGATATTGTTGCTTTTCTGAAACAAACTCGCAAAATTGATCTTGTAAAACCATCTGTTGAGAATTTTAAAATAGACAACCGGAATTCAAAAATTGAAGTTTTTGTTGAAAATCAGGGGGCTTGTCCGCGATATTCTGGCATAACTATCTCAGGACTTGATGTAAGAGAATCGCCCGATTGGTTGAAAAATCGATTGCTTTCAGTAAATCAGAAACCCATAAATAGTGTTGTTGATATTACGAATTATGTAATGCTCGAAACCGGGCAACCTCTCCATGCTTTCGATGCCGAAAAAATTTCAGGAAACAAAGTAATTGTTAAAACTCTTCCGAATAAAGCCAAATTTACAACTTTAGACGAAACCGAAAGAGAACTTTCTGAGCAAGACTTAATGATTTGTAACGAAGAGCTGGGAATGTGCATTGCCGGAGTTTTTGGTGGAATTGACTCTGGAGTTACTGAAAAAACAAGAGATATTTTCCTCGAAAGTGCACATTTTAATCCAGCATTTGTCAGAAGAACTTCAAAGCTTCATAATTTAAATACCGATTCTTCTTTCAGATTTGAACGAGGCTCCGATCCAAATAATACTATTTATGCACTTAAACGTGCCGCACTTTTAATTAAAGAATTAGCCGGAGGAAAAATTAGCTCCGATATTATTGACATTTACCCTGAAAAAATTGAGCCTATCCAACTGAAAATTACATATTTCAATATATGGAGACTTATAGGAAAATCTATTCAGAAAAATGAGATAAAGAAAATTCTTGAATCGCTTGACATAAATATTCTTAGCGAAAATGAAGAAGAATTAAATATTGAAATTCCTACTTATAGGGTTGATGTTCAGCGAGAAGCAGATGTTGTTGAAGAAATATTGAGAATATACGGTTATAATAATATCGAAATCTCAAATCATGTAAATTCTTCACTGCAATTTGCTCAAAAACCTGACAAAGAGAATATTAATAACAAAGTAGCCGAATTTTTGGTAAGCAACGGATTTAACGAAATGATGGCAAATTCGCTCACAAAAAAGGATTACTATGAAAATATAGAAAATTTTGATAGTTCAAAAAATGTTAATATTTCAAATCCTTTGAGTCGAGATTTAAATACTATGCGAAGATCTTTGTTGTTCGGTGGACTTGAGGCAATTGCATACAATTCTAACAGGAAAAAATTCGATCAAAATTTATTCGAATTTGGTTTTTGTTATTCAAAAATTTCCGATAATTTTAATGAAGAAATTAAAAAACAATTTCTCGAAGAAGAACATCTTGCACTGTTTCTTTCCGGAAATAAGACAATGGCAAGTTGGAATTTGAAAGTTGAGCCAACAAATATATTTTATCTAAAAGGCTATGTTGAAGGGATTTTGGCAAAAATTGGTATAAATATCAATGCTATAAATATTGAAGAAATCAACAATCAATTTTTCAATTCTGGGCTGAACTATTCTTATCAAAAAAAGTCAATTGTTGAATTCGGTGTGGTTTCAAAAAAACTACAGAAAAAATTTGATTTAGAAAATGAAGTATTTTATGCCGATTTTCATTGGAATAATATTATTTCATCAATAGGAAAAAATAAAATTCTATTTACCGAAATTCCAAAATATCCTGAAGTTAAAAGAGATTTGGCATTATTGATAGATAAAAATATCAAATTTGAACAAATAAAAAATCTTGCCTACAAAACTGAAAGAAAACTTTTGCAAAATGTTTCGCTTTTCGATGTTTACGAAGGCAAACAAATTGCTGACAATAAAAAATCATATGCAATTAGTTTCATTCTGCAAGATATGTACAAAACGCTAACTGACAAGCAAATAGATAAAATTATGAAAAAATTCATTTTTGCTTTCAAGAATGAATTTGATGCTGAAATTAGATAA
- the fbaA gene encoding class II fructose-bisphosphate aldolase yields MMNKIFNKVKAGVITGNDVQEVFKIAKENKFALPAVNVIGSHSANAVMEAAREVNSPVFIQVSNGGAVFFAGKGMNNENQKAAIFGGIAFAKHCHVIAEAYNVPVILHTDHAAKKLLPWIDGLLEAGEKHFAEYGKPLFSSHMLDLSEEPIEENIAICKEYLRRMDKIGMTLEIELGVTGGEEDGVDNTEVDNALLYTQPSEVAYAYEELSKVSNRFTIAASFGNVHGVYKPGNVKLTPKILKNSQEYIQEKYNTNHNEVNFVFHGGSGSSRKEIREAISYGVIKMNIDTDTQWAFWDGVRQYENKNHDYLQAQIGNPDGADKPNKKKYDPRAWVREGEKSMVERLKLAFEDLNCLDTL; encoded by the coding sequence ATTATGAATAAAATATTTAATAAAGTAAAAGCTGGCGTGATTACCGGAAATGATGTTCAGGAAGTTTTCAAAATTGCTAAAGAAAATAAATTTGCACTACCCGCTGTAAATGTAATAGGCTCACATTCAGCCAATGCAGTAATGGAAGCAGCACGTGAAGTAAACTCACCTGTTTTTATACAAGTATCAAATGGCGGTGCTGTATTTTTTGCCGGCAAAGGAATGAACAACGAAAATCAAAAAGCTGCCATTTTTGGTGGAATTGCTTTTGCCAAACATTGTCATGTTATAGCTGAAGCTTATAATGTACCTGTAATTCTTCATACCGATCATGCAGCAAAGAAACTCCTACCCTGGATAGATGGATTGTTGGAAGCTGGAGAGAAACACTTTGCCGAATATGGCAAACCACTGTTCAGCTCTCATATGCTAGATCTTTCAGAAGAACCAATCGAAGAGAATATTGCAATTTGTAAAGAATACCTTAGACGGATGGATAAAATCGGTATGACTTTAGAGATAGAATTAGGTGTTACAGGTGGTGAAGAAGACGGCGTTGATAATACTGAAGTGGATAATGCACTGCTCTATACCCAACCATCTGAAGTAGCATATGCATATGAAGAGTTAAGCAAAGTTAGCAACAGGTTTACCATTGCAGCAAGTTTTGGTAATGTTCATGGAGTTTATAAGCCTGGAAACGTAAAGCTTACTCCAAAAATTTTAAAGAACTCACAGGAATATATTCAGGAAAAATATAACACAAATCATAACGAAGTAAACTTTGTTTTCCATGGAGGATCAGGTTCCAGCCGTAAAGAAATTCGTGAAGCAATAAGTTATGGTGTTATAAAAATGAACATTGATACAGATACTCAGTGGGCATTTTGGGATGGTGTGCGTCAGTACGAAAATAAAAACCACGATTATCTTCAGGCCCAGATTGGCAATCCTGACGGTGCTGATAAACCCAACAAGAAAAAGTACGATCCACGAGCTTGGGTTCGCGAAGGAGAAAAATCTATGGTTGAGCGTCTTAAATTAGCTTTTGAAGATCTAAATTGCCTTGATACCCTGTAA
- a CDS encoding metallophosphoesterase, whose product MRTYLPTIIIVLINLLLDLYVFKGIRILIKKRIIRKTPKISIYISYWFISFLYLFSFLVLLPDTREIDSRQEYHKIFTFIGLWALVFIPKIAFTIFHFIEDISELIKRLVQKIRNIGNVSTDELPKISRTKFISQIGIVFASIHFFSILYAITKGRSNYKIKNQNLFFNNLPSNFDGLKIVQISDFHIGSFFGSPDEVEKAVNIINAQNPDLILFTGDMVNNFANEMEEFIDILQTLEAKYGKYAILGNHDYGNYIDWKSSDEKNQNQKDLVDNFKKINFNLLLNQNDTIKIYDQEISIIGVENWGLPPFPQYGNLKKAVEDVEPDNFKILLSHDPTHWDEQVVSKTNIDLTLSGHTHGMQMGIDVLGIKWSPVKFIYKRWSGLYNEKNQYLYVNIGLGFIAFPGRIGMLPEITVVELHTKV is encoded by the coding sequence ATGAGAACATATCTCCCAACAATAATAATTGTTCTTATAAATCTTTTGCTTGATTTATACGTTTTTAAAGGAATTAGAATACTTATAAAAAAAAGAATAATTAGAAAAACACCGAAAATTTCTATATACATATCTTATTGGTTTATAAGTTTTTTATATCTATTCTCTTTTTTGGTTTTGCTACCCGATACTCGCGAAATTGACAGTCGTCAGGAATATCATAAAATATTTACATTTATTGGTTTATGGGCATTGGTTTTTATTCCAAAAATTGCATTTACGATATTTCATTTTATCGAAGATATTTCAGAATTGATTAAGCGTTTAGTACAGAAAATCAGAAATATAGGAAATGTTTCTACCGATGAGTTACCTAAAATATCAAGAACAAAATTTATTTCTCAAATTGGAATTGTGTTTGCTTCCATTCATTTTTTTTCAATTTTATATGCTATCACTAAAGGTAGAAGTAACTATAAGATAAAAAACCAAAACCTATTTTTCAATAATTTGCCCTCAAATTTCGATGGTCTGAAAATTGTCCAAATCTCTGATTTCCATATCGGAAGTTTCTTTGGAAGCCCTGATGAGGTCGAAAAGGCGGTGAACATAATCAATGCACAAAATCCAGATTTAATTTTATTTACCGGGGATATGGTAAATAATTTTGCAAACGAAATGGAAGAATTTATCGATATTCTTCAAACCCTTGAAGCAAAATATGGAAAATATGCAATACTTGGCAATCACGATTATGGTAACTATATCGACTGGAAATCGAGTGATGAAAAAAATCAGAATCAAAAAGATTTGGTTGATAATTTCAAGAAAATAAATTTCAATTTATTGTTAAACCAAAACGATACGATAAAAATATATGATCAGGAAATTTCGATTATAGGAGTGGAAAATTGGGGTTTGCCACCATTTCCACAATATGGTAATTTGAAAAAAGCAGTGGAAGATGTCGAACCCGATAATTTCAAAATCCTATTGTCGCACGATCCAACTCATTGGGACGAACAGGTAGTTTCAAAAACAAATATAGACCTAACACTTTCAGGGCATACTCACGGAATGCAGATGGGAATTGATGTTTTGGGAATAAAATGGAGCCCTGTGAAATTTATTTATAAGCGATGGTCTGGTTTATATAATGAAAAAAACCAATATTTATATGTAAATATTGGTTTAGGATTTATTGCTTTTCCAGGGCGAATTGGAATGTTGCCGGAAATTACTGTGGTAGAACTTCATACAAAAGTCTAA
- a CDS encoding site-specific DNA-methyltransferase, with product MELEKIYNEDCLITMRNIPDNFIDFIITSPPYDDIRNYNGYKFEFEKIACELFRVLKNGGIIVWVVADATIAGSESGTSFKQALYFKEIGFRLHDTMIYYKNNPMPQTGKRYHQHFEYMFVLSKGSPKTFNPLTEPTKYQGLANMKNRGQKGSLNYEKVERTTEKKVGNVFFYSIGGGISTKDKIAYNHPAIFPEKLVADQINTWTNESELIYDPFMGSGTTAKIAHILNRRWIGSEISKTYVEIAEKRLKLHTMNNLFTEK from the coding sequence ATGGAACTTGAAAAAATATACAATGAGGATTGTTTAATTACAATGCGCAATATTCCGGACAACTTCATTGATTTTATAATAACATCGCCACCTTACGACGATATTAGAAATTATAATGGTTATAAATTTGAATTTGAGAAAATAGCATGTGAATTATTCAGAGTATTAAAAAATGGGGGAATAATTGTTTGGGTTGTTGCAGATGCAACAATTGCAGGAAGTGAGTCGGGAACATCATTCAAACAAGCATTGTATTTCAAAGAAATTGGCTTCAGGCTTCACGACACTATGATTTATTATAAGAATAACCCAATGCCACAAACAGGAAAAAGGTATCATCAACACTTTGAATATATGTTTGTATTATCAAAAGGAAGTCCAAAAACATTTAATCCATTGACTGAACCAACAAAATATCAGGGACTTGCCAATATGAAAAACAGAGGGCAAAAAGGTTCCTTAAACTATGAAAAAGTTGAACGGACAACTGAAAAAAAAGTTGGTAATGTGTTTTTTTATTCGATAGGTGGTGGAATTTCAACCAAAGACAAGATAGCATATAATCATCCTGCAATATTTCCCGAAAAATTGGTAGCTGACCAGATTAATACATGGACTAATGAATCAGAGCTTATATATGATCCATTTATGGGAAGTGGAACAACTGCAAAAATTGCACATATATTAAATAGAAGGTGGATAGGTTCTGAAATTTCTAAAACATATGTAGAAATTGCTGAAAAGAGATTAAAATTGCATACGATGAATAACTTGTTTACAGAGAAATAA